From a region of the Nothobranchius furzeri strain GRZ-AD chromosome 12, NfurGRZ-RIMD1, whole genome shotgun sequence genome:
- the st3gal7 gene encoding ST3 beta-galactoside alpha-2,3-sialyltransferase 7 isoform X1: protein MRLQLLQKQVCVPGGVTMVTLNRLSVEDPDDGSPLLPVAAETTPPIPVSHRQRTVTQTESSEFFLSRKKNLSTSFFLLIGCYLVILIPAYFPLVKVSTVNNESQHPKDLVLLNRSASLLSQPCQPNWCLNHLKPLSCSEGLLDIPVFVEQDRSMVWNLTPPLGLQGSEEHLALALASMPQPGLPPSLRREVKCRKCVVVGSGGILHGSHLGSHIDKYDVIIRLNNAPVTGFERDAGSRTTVRLMYPEGAPHSTNEYKKTTMVALVVFKSLDLDWLTSVITKQPLSFWSKMWFWREVVDDIPLGPESFKILHPEIIHKTWQALRNYARKPGKVVPTLGATAVVTALQLCDQVSLAGFGYDMQHPEARLHYYEAIRMDSMKVQVVHDVSAEKLFLRDLVSSGTVTDLTGAL, encoded by the exons ATGAGATTGCAGCTTCTTCAGAAGCAGGTGTGTGTTCCAGGTGGAGTAACAATGGTGACACTGAATCGCTTGAGTGTAGAAGATCCAGACGATGGTTCTCCGCTGCTTCCTGTGGCTGCAGAAACTACACCACCAATTCCTGTCAGCCACAGACAAAGAACTGTCACACAGACAGAGTCTAGCGAGTTCTTTCTGAGCAG GAAGAAAAATCTTTCCACCAGTTTTTTCCTGCTGATTGGATGCTACTTGGTTATTCTGATTCCTGCATATTTTCCTCTGGTTAAGGTGTCCACTGTCAACAATGAATCCCAGCATCCCAAAGATCTG GTCTTGTTGAATCGATCAGCCTCTCTGCTGTCACAACCCTGTCAGCCTAATTGGTGTCTGAACCACCTCAAGCCTTTGTCCTGCTCTGAAGGCCTCCTGGACATCCCAGTTTTTGTGGAGCAGGACAGATCCATGGTGTGGAATTTGACCCCTCCGCTGGGGCTCCAGGGCAGTGAAGAACATCTGGCCCTAGCTCTCGCCTCCATGCCTCAGCCTGGCCTGCCACCATCGTTGAGGCGAGAAGTCAAGTGCAGGAAGTGTGTGGTGGTTGGAAGCGGAGGCATTCTTCATGGGAGCCATCTTGGATCGCACATAGATAAATATGATGTCATTATCAG GCTGAATAATGCTCCGGTGACTGGATTTGAAAGAGATGCTGGTTCTCGCACCACCGTCCGTCTGATGTATCCAGAGGGAGCCCCTCATTCCACTAATGAGTATAAAAAGACCACTATGGTTGCTTTGGTGGTCTTTAAAAGCCTGGACTTGGACTGGCTGACTTCTGTCATCACCAAACAGCCTCTG AGCTTCTGGTCCAAAATGTGGTTCTGGAGGGAGGTGGTGGATGATATTCCTCTGGGGCCAGAAAGTTTTAAGATCCTTCACCCAGAGATTATTCACAAGACATGGCAAGCTTTACGGAACTATGCTCGAAAACCGGGAAAA GTGGTGCCAACATTGGGGGCCACAGCGGTGGTGACGGCGCTGCAGCTGTGCGACCAGGTGAGCCTGGCGGGGTTCGGCTATGACATGCAGCATCCAGAGGCAAGGCTTCACTACTACGAGGCCATACGCATGGACTCCATGAAGGTTCAG GTGGTGCATGACGTTAGTGCTGAAAAACTCTTTTTGAGGGACCTGGTGTCTTCAGGAACAGTGACGGATCTCACAGGGGCTCTTTGA
- the st3gal7 gene encoding ST3 beta-galactoside alpha-2,3-sialyltransferase 7 isoform X2: MVTLNRLSVEDPDDGSPLLPVAAETTPPIPVSHRQRTVTQTESSEFFLSRKKNLSTSFFLLIGCYLVILIPAYFPLVKVSTVNNESQHPKDLVLLNRSASLLSQPCQPNWCLNHLKPLSCSEGLLDIPVFVEQDRSMVWNLTPPLGLQGSEEHLALALASMPQPGLPPSLRREVKCRKCVVVGSGGILHGSHLGSHIDKYDVIIRLNNAPVTGFERDAGSRTTVRLMYPEGAPHSTNEYKKTTMVALVVFKSLDLDWLTSVITKQPLSFWSKMWFWREVVDDIPLGPESFKILHPEIIHKTWQALRNYARKPGKVVPTLGATAVVTALQLCDQVSLAGFGYDMQHPEARLHYYEAIRMDSMKVQVVHDVSAEKLFLRDLVSSGTVTDLTGAL, encoded by the exons ATGGTGACACTGAATCGCTTGAGTGTAGAAGATCCAGACGATGGTTCTCCGCTGCTTCCTGTGGCTGCAGAAACTACACCACCAATTCCTGTCAGCCACAGACAAAGAACTGTCACACAGACAGAGTCTAGCGAGTTCTTTCTGAGCAG GAAGAAAAATCTTTCCACCAGTTTTTTCCTGCTGATTGGATGCTACTTGGTTATTCTGATTCCTGCATATTTTCCTCTGGTTAAGGTGTCCACTGTCAACAATGAATCCCAGCATCCCAAAGATCTG GTCTTGTTGAATCGATCAGCCTCTCTGCTGTCACAACCCTGTCAGCCTAATTGGTGTCTGAACCACCTCAAGCCTTTGTCCTGCTCTGAAGGCCTCCTGGACATCCCAGTTTTTGTGGAGCAGGACAGATCCATGGTGTGGAATTTGACCCCTCCGCTGGGGCTCCAGGGCAGTGAAGAACATCTGGCCCTAGCTCTCGCCTCCATGCCTCAGCCTGGCCTGCCACCATCGTTGAGGCGAGAAGTCAAGTGCAGGAAGTGTGTGGTGGTTGGAAGCGGAGGCATTCTTCATGGGAGCCATCTTGGATCGCACATAGATAAATATGATGTCATTATCAG GCTGAATAATGCTCCGGTGACTGGATTTGAAAGAGATGCTGGTTCTCGCACCACCGTCCGTCTGATGTATCCAGAGGGAGCCCCTCATTCCACTAATGAGTATAAAAAGACCACTATGGTTGCTTTGGTGGTCTTTAAAAGCCTGGACTTGGACTGGCTGACTTCTGTCATCACCAAACAGCCTCTG AGCTTCTGGTCCAAAATGTGGTTCTGGAGGGAGGTGGTGGATGATATTCCTCTGGGGCCAGAAAGTTTTAAGATCCTTCACCCAGAGATTATTCACAAGACATGGCAAGCTTTACGGAACTATGCTCGAAAACCGGGAAAA GTGGTGCCAACATTGGGGGCCACAGCGGTGGTGACGGCGCTGCAGCTGTGCGACCAGGTGAGCCTGGCGGGGTTCGGCTATGACATGCAGCATCCAGAGGCAAGGCTTCACTACTACGAGGCCATACGCATGGACTCCATGAAGGTTCAG GTGGTGCATGACGTTAGTGCTGAAAAACTCTTTTTGAGGGACCTGGTGTCTTCAGGAACAGTGACGGATCTCACAGGGGCTCTTTGA